A DNA window from Brassica napus cultivar Da-Ae chromosome C1, Da-Ae, whole genome shotgun sequence contains the following coding sequences:
- the LOC106381197 gene encoding NAC domain containing protein 52-like, which yields MGRESMAVVESSPPSATPPPGTAVSATSLAPGFRFHPTDEELVSYYLKRKVLGKPVRFDAIGEVDIYKHEPWDLAVFSRLKTRDQEWYFYSALDKKYGNGARMNRATNKGYWKATGKDREIRRDVQILGMKKTLVFHSGRAPDGLRTNWVMHEYRLVDYETESNGNLVQDAYVLCRIFHKNNIGPPSGNRYAPFMEEEWSDDRVALIPGVDVRVRTEPLPLANGNNQMNQPESKDLININEPPRETTQMDIEVNHHENNNNNRNDEVEEALKREQTEEDERPPPPPVCVLNKEAPLPLLQYKRRRQNESTRTTQDHSSSTITVDNTPTLVSNSTAAAATNTAISALLEFSLMGISDKKENSQPTHKEASPPTPEEKLNDLKKEVHQMSVERETFKLEMMSAEAMISILQSRIDALRQENDELKKTSANGH from the exons ATGGGTCGCGAATCCATGGCTGTTGTTGAGTCCTCGCCGCCGTCTGCGACTCCACCACCGGGTACTGCTGTGTCGGCGACTTCTCTTGCTCCTGGGTTTCGATTTCACCCGACTGACGAGGAGCTCGTGAGCTATTACTTGAAGAGAAAGGTTCTGGGGAAGCCTGTGCGCTTCGATGCGATTGGGGAGGTTGATATCTACAAGCACGAGCCTTGGGACTTAGCAG TGTTTTCGAGGCTGAAGACAAGGGACCAGGAATGGTACTTCTACAGCGCGTTAGACAAGAAGTACGGCAACGGCGCTAGGATGAACCGAGCGACTAACAAAGGCTACTGGAAAGCGACTGGCAAAGATAGAGAGATCCGCCGTGACGTTCAGATCCTCGGTATGAAAAAAACACTCGTTTTCCACAGCGGGCGTGCCCCGGACGGGCTCCGCACCAATTGGGTCATGCACGAGTATCGCCTCGTGGACTATGAAACTGAAAGCAATGGAAACTTGGTG CAAGATGCATATGTGTTGTGTAGAATCTTTCACAAGAATAACATTGGGCCACCAAGTGGGAACCGGTACGCACCTTTCATGGAAGAGGAATGGTCTGATGATAGAGTAGCTCTGATTCCAGGAGTAGATGTTAGGGTCAGGACAGAGCCATTACCATTAGCCAATGGAAACAACCAGATGAACCAG CCAGAAAGCAAGGACCTCATTAACATCAACGAGCCACCAAGAGAGACTACCCAAATGGATATCGAAGTTAACCATCATGAGAATAATAACAATAACCGTAATGATGAAGTTGAGGAGGCACTTAAACGTGAGCAAACAGAAGAAGATGAgcgtcctcctcctcctcctgtatGTGTTCTCAACAAAGAAGCTCCATTGCCTCTCCTCCAATACAAACGCAGACGCCAAAACGAATCAACCAGGACCACACAGGACCACTCTTCGTCCACAATAACGGTCGACAATACACCAACCTTAGTCTCTAATTCGACCGCTGCAGCTGCCACCAACACAGCCATCTCTGCATTGCTTGAGTTCTCACTCATGGGTATCTCCGACAAGAAAGAAAACTCGCAACCTACTCACAAGGAAGCTTCTCCTCCTACTCCTGAAGAGAAGCTTAATGATCTCAAGAAGGAGGTTCACCAGATGTCTGTTGAGAGAGAAACTTTCAAGCTTGAGATGATGAGTGCAGAGGCTATGATCAGTATTCTCCAGTCTAGGATCGATGCTCTGCGTCAGGAGAACGATGAGCTGAAGAAGACCAGCGCCAATGGACACTAA
- the LOC106381195 gene encoding NAC domain-containing protein 53-like — MGRRGGSSETSSLAPGFRFHPTDEELVRYYLKRKICNKPFKFDAISVTHVYKSEPWDLPSQSKLKSRDLEWYFFSVLDNKYSNGSKTNRATEMGYWKTTGKDREIRNGSRVVGMKKTLVYHKGRAPRGERSNWVMHEYRLVDDEIVKAGVQKDAYVLCKIFQKSGSGPKNGEQYGAPFVEEEWEEEDGMTFEPNQDPGSLEDQVYVDIHDIDQKLDVYDAIPIHLGFDQGESSNNVETNHSDTTNYIQPGNYVHDNFEGPVDLSEEEQQLIIRDALFPDEENGCGVKDEITANLQSCDNIFETDASLYNDFPVEGNYFTGEEFLDPNDGLYLETNDLNSTEQDGFNFEDYLTFFDEDDQNLTFDPSQLMGTGDVIPDQEELFQMAETKELEKEEASGGKHVVEEKENDEACCSKQVNADTTEFEPDYKNSVLKKASHMFGAIPTPTEFVSEILTKDGVVRLQAGQSSGSVHVSMITVSDSNMGWSYSKNGDLCFGMVQENVPGKSENNLTRVMLIFICFWVLVLSVSFKISTLVSSR; from the exons ATGGGTCGTCGTGGTGGCTCCTCAGAGACGTCGTCGCTCGCTCCTGGTTTCCGATTCCACCCAACGGACGAAGAACTCGTCCGTTACTACCTAAAACGCAAGATCTGCAACAAACCCTTTAAGTTCGACGCGATCTCCGTCACCCACGTGTACAAATCCGAGCCGTGGGATCTCCCAAGTCAGTCGAAGCTGAAGAGCAGAGACTTGGAGTGGTACTTCTTCAGTGTGCTCGATAACAAATACTCGAACGGGTCCAAGACGAACCGTGCGACGGAGATGGGGTACTGGAAGACGACGGGGAAGGATCGGGAGATTCGTAATGGGTCGAGAGtcgttgggatgaagaagactCTTGTTTATCATAAAGGTCGTGCTCCTCGTGGTGAGAGGAGTAATTGGGTTATGCATGAGTATCGTTTGGTTGATGATGAGATTGTTAAAGCTGGTGTTCAGAAA GATGCGTATGTGCTTTGTAAGATATTCCAGAAGAGTGGGTCTGGTCCTAAAAATGGAGAGCAGTATGGTGCTCCGTTTGTTGAGGAAGAGTGGGAGGAGGAGGATGGTATGACTTTTGAGCCAAATCAAGATCCTGGAAGTCTTGAAGATCAGGTTTATGTCGACATCCATGACATTGATCAG aAGCTTGACGTCTATGATGCCATTCCTATACATTTGGGATTTGATCAAGGGGAATCCAGCAATAATGTTGAAACAAATCACTCAGACACAACAAACTATATCCAACCAGGAAACTATGTGCATGACAACTTTGAAGGACCAGTGGACCTTTCAGAGGAAGAACAACAGCTTATCATCCGTGATGCATTGTTTCCAGATGAAGAAAATGGATGTGGCGTCAAGGACGAGATCACGGCGAACTTGCAATCTTGTGACAACATCTTCGAAACCGATGCATCACTCTACAATGATTTTCCTGTTGAGGGTAACTACTTTACCGGTGAGGAGTTTCTGGACCCGAACGATGGTCTGTACCTAGAGACGAATGATCTCAACAGTACTGAGCAAGATGGTTTCAACTTTGAAGATTATCTCACcttctttgatgaggatgaCCAAAACTTGACTTTTGATCCTTCTCAACTGATGGGAACTGGAGATGTGATTCCCGATCAAGAAGAGCTCTTTCAAATG GCTGAGACCAAGGAACTGGAGAAAGAGGAAGCCTCAGGAGGCAAACACGTGGTGGAAGAAAAGGAGAATGATGAAGCATGTTGTTCGAAACAAGTCAATGCGGACACAACAGAGTTTGAGCCAG ATTACAAGAACTCGGTGCTCAAGAAGGCGAGCCACATGTTTGGTGCTATTCCCACTCCAACTGAATTTGTTTCAGAGATCCTCACCAAGGATGGAGTTGTCCGGCTACAAGCAGGACAGTCATCAGGTTCGGTTCACGTAAGTATGATCACAGTATCAGACAGCAACATGGGTTGGTCATACAGCAAAAACGGGGACCTTTGTTTCGGTATGGTCCAAGAGAATGTGCCAGGaaaatcagaaaataatttaacaagAGTGATGCTAATCTTCATATGCTTCTGGGTCCTAGTGCTCTCGGTTAGCTTCAAAATAAGCACCTTGGTTTCTTCTCGGTGA